The Acetivibrio saccincola genome window below encodes:
- a CDS encoding aspartate-semialdehyde dehydrogenase: MKQVSLAVVGATGMVGRTILKVLEERKLPIEKIYFFSSKRSAGTKITFNGEEYIVEELTEESFDRGIDIALFSAGGSISEKYAPIAASKGCVVVDNSSFWRMDPEVPLVVPEVNPGEISRHKGIIANPNCSTIQAVVALKPLEDKYRIKRIVYSTYQAVSGAGMAGYKDLEEGLKGKAPEKFPHPIAGNCLPHIDVFLPDGYTKEEKKMIDETKKILGRDDLKVTATTVRVPVFNSHSESINVEFEKPFDLEELKEVLKNAPGVIVEDDVSNNIYPLPINASGKDEVFVGRIRRDDSVESGINFWVVADNIRKGAATNTVQIAEELIKMWNEQSGE, from the coding sequence ATGAAACAGGTAAGCCTGGCGGTTGTAGGTGCAACCGGAATGGTAGGACGGACTATTTTAAAAGTATTAGAAGAAAGAAAACTTCCAATAGAAAAAATATATTTCTTTTCTTCAAAACGATCAGCAGGAACAAAAATAACCTTTAATGGAGAAGAATATATAGTTGAAGAACTGACAGAAGAGTCCTTTGACAGAGGGATAGATATAGCCCTGTTTTCAGCAGGCGGAAGTATAAGTGAGAAGTACGCACCTATTGCAGCGTCAAAAGGATGTGTGGTAGTTGACAACAGCAGTTTTTGGAGAATGGATCCAGAAGTTCCTTTGGTTGTTCCGGAGGTAAATCCCGGGGAAATTTCACGCCATAAAGGCATTATAGCTAACCCGAATTGCTCTACAATACAGGCTGTTGTAGCTTTAAAGCCTTTAGAGGACAAATATAGGATTAAAAGAATAGTATATTCAACATACCAGGCTGTATCAGGTGCCGGAATGGCAGGATACAAGGATTTAGAAGAAGGGCTTAAAGGAAAGGCTCCTGAAAAGTTTCCACATCCAATAGCAGGTAACTGCTTGCCCCATATTGATGTATTTCTTCCTGACGGATATACCAAGGAAGAGAAAAAAATGATTGACGAGACAAAGAAAATATTAGGAAGGGATGATTTAAAAGTCACAGCCACAACTGTTAGGGTGCCTGTATTTAATTCCCACAGTGAGTCCATTAATGTTGAGTTTGAAAAGCCCTTTGATTTAGAAGAGTTAAAAGAGGTACTAAAGAATGCTCCCGGAGTTATCGTTGAAGATGATGTTTCAAATAATATTTATCCTTTGCCTATAAATGCAAGCGGCAAAGATGAGGTATTTGTAGGAAGGATACGCAGGGATGACAGTGTTGAAAGCGGGATAAATTTTTGGGTTGTGGCAGATAATATCAGAAAAGGTGCGGCAACAAATACAGTTCAGATAGCGGAAGAATTAATTAAAATGTGGAATGAACAAAGTGGGGAATAA
- the dapB gene encoding 4-hydroxy-tetrahydrodipicolinate reductase: protein MIKILLSGCNGAMGQVITRLAEKKENLKIVAGYDVNTSIKNTYPVFDNLKECNVDIDVIIDFSHPQALESLLEFALAKKIPSVFATTGLANSQINALKAASKDIPVFYAANMSIGVNLLIDLVKKAAKVLEKDFDIEIVEKHHNLKIDAPSGTALAIADAVNSVLDEKQKYVYDRHSSRKKRSKKEIGIHAVRGGTIVGEHSVIFAGNDEIIEINHIAMSKEIFAEGALNAAVFMHGKGAGMYDMDDLIQGK, encoded by the coding sequence ATGATAAAAATATTATTAAGTGGTTGCAATGGTGCCATGGGTCAGGTTATAACCAGGTTAGCTGAAAAAAAAGAAAATTTAAAAATTGTTGCCGGATATGATGTGAATACTTCAATTAAAAATACATATCCGGTGTTTGACAATTTGAAGGAATGCAATGTAGATATTGATGTTATAATTGATTTTTCCCATCCTCAAGCATTAGAAAGCTTACTTGAGTTTGCCCTGGCTAAAAAAATACCATCTGTTTTTGCCACTACCGGACTTGCAAATTCCCAGATAAATGCACTTAAAGCTGCGTCAAAAGACATTCCTGTTTTTTATGCTGCAAACATGTCAATTGGCGTTAATTTATTAATAGATTTGGTAAAGAAGGCGGCAAAGGTCCTTGAAAAAGATTTTGACATAGAAATTGTCGAAAAACACCATAATTTAAAAATTGATGCCCCCAGTGGTACTGCTTTAGCCATTGCAGATGCAGTAAATTCTGTTTTGGATGAAAAACAAAAATATGTTTATGACAGGCATTCAAGCAGGAAAAAGAGAAGCAAAAAAGAAATAGGTATTCATGCAGTAAGGGGCGGAACCATTGTTGGAGAACATTCAGTGATTTTTGCCGGAAATGATGAGATAATTGAAATTAATCATATAGCAATGTCAAAGGAAATATTTGCAGAAGGAGCTTTAAATGCAGCTGTGTTTATGCATGGAAAAGGTGCAGGCATGTATGATATGGATGATTTAATCCAGGGCAAATAG
- the yajC gene encoding preprotein translocase subunit YajC codes for MGGEAPNNVGAGGSILGALTMPLLFIVFMYFLIIRPQRKRQQQHQELVNSVTVGETVTTSGGIVGKVINIKDDEVVIETSVERTQIKIKKWAISDVERLEEE; via the coding sequence ATGGGAGGAGAAGCTCCAAATAATGTAGGCGCAGGTGGCAGTATACTCGGTGCCTTGACAATGCCTTTGCTTTTTATTGTATTTATGTATTTTTTGATTATCAGACCCCAGAGGAAAAGGCAGCAGCAGCATCAGGAATTGGTTAATTCAGTAACGGTTGGTGAAACTGTTACAACTTCAGGGGGGATAGTTGGAAAAGTAATCAACATCAAGGATGATGAAGTTGTAATTGAAACAAGTGTAGAAAGAACCCAGATAAAAATAAAAAAATGGGCAATAAGTGATGTTGAAAGACTAGAAGAGGAATAA
- a CDS encoding cob(I)yrinic acid a,c-diamide adenosyltransferase translates to MERGLIHIYTGDGKGKTTAAIGQGIRACGRGNKVYMVQFLKGQSTGELSTLKKLEPDFKVFRFEKIKDFVWNLTQSQLKELKSQINTAFLFIKNTIKNCDCDLLILDEIMGVLSNNFIDTGSVIELLKNKPEKMEIILTGRDAPKELQDIAHYVCDIKSIKHPFQCGIPAREGIEY, encoded by the coding sequence ATGGAAAGAGGATTAATACATATTTATACCGGCGACGGTAAGGGAAAAACAACGGCTGCAATTGGCCAGGGCATTCGTGCCTGCGGTAGGGGAAATAAAGTATATATGGTTCAATTCTTAAAAGGACAAAGTACAGGGGAATTATCAACTTTAAAAAAACTAGAACCGGATTTTAAAGTATTCCGTTTTGAAAAAATAAAGGATTTTGTGTGGAATCTTACCCAAAGCCAGTTAAAAGAGTTAAAATCCCAAATAAACACTGCTTTTTTGTTTATCAAGAATACCATTAAAAACTGTGATTGCGATTTATTAATTTTAGATGAAATTATGGGGGTTTTAAGCAATAATTTTATTGATACCGGTAGTGTAATAGAGCTTTTAAAGAACAAACCTGAAAAAATGGAAATTATTTTAACAGGAAGGGACGCACCAAAAGAATTACAGGATATAGCCCATTATGTTTGTGATATAAAAAGCATAAAACATCCCTTCCAATGCGGTATACCTGCAAGAGAAGGAATAGAGTACTAA
- a CDS encoding SpoIID/LytB domain-containing protein — translation MRFINFTESKLLKKLLLSIITVVIFGICAVFTTVVTYANVPEIVRIGLYFNDSQTGQYTALSNFSIDAANGVQLGIIKDNKFNFLIPETFKNTITISKDFAKNSLESYHVKICGGFNSYNSLIDELNKIKKSGIDAYPVYNDEWQIWEGVYLSYEEAEKSIEEVLKLKLNGYKCSVVQPSLKRIAALSENNKVLFIFDSNESVFGISPSPENQPKVFRINKDNEKRFRGCLEVKRIDGSDMTLINVLPLEEYLYGVVPYEIQASSHPEALKAQAVAARTYSVNNLGKYNRLNFDMCGTVYSQVYKGYNGETAATNKAVDDTKGEIVTYNGKPAAVFYFSSSGGRTEDVKNVWGSTGYPYLVSVEDKYESGTSWRYEWEVSYTAKKIAEIMASRGFDIGNILGIDVTKRSQAGRAIELVVRGSKGERVYKNSNTRSFLNLDSQWFYITTDADVLVKTGEDTYEKTQLAGKKVMTSSGLTTISGDVSVVSRGNKKIKIPATPTIFTFTGRGWGHAVGMSQEGAKGMANNGYKYDEILGHYFPGTKVEKKY, via the coding sequence ATGAGGTTTATTAATTTTACTGAGAGTAAACTATTGAAAAAGTTACTTTTAAGTATAATCACAGTTGTTATTTTTGGTATATGTGCTGTTTTCACCACTGTTGTTACATATGCAAATGTACCTGAAATTGTTAGAATCGGCCTTTATTTTAATGATTCACAGACCGGTCAGTATACCGCCCTTTCAAACTTTAGTATTGATGCAGCAAATGGAGTTCAATTAGGCATTATTAAAGACAATAAATTCAATTTTTTGATTCCGGAAACCTTTAAAAATACCATTACAATTTCAAAAGATTTTGCCAAAAACTCTTTAGAAAGCTATCATGTTAAAATTTGCGGGGGATTTAACAGCTATAACAGTTTAATTGATGAACTTAATAAAATAAAGAAAAGCGGTATTGATGCCTATCCGGTTTATAATGATGAATGGCAAATATGGGAAGGAGTCTATTTAAGCTATGAAGAGGCAGAAAAATCAATTGAGGAAGTTTTAAAACTTAAGCTAAATGGATATAAATGTTCAGTGGTACAGCCTTCTTTAAAAAGAATTGCAGCTTTGTCGGAAAATAATAAAGTGTTATTTATATTTGACAGCAATGAGAGTGTATTTGGAATTTCCCCGTCACCTGAAAACCAGCCTAAAGTTTTCAGGATTAACAAAGATAATGAAAAAAGATTCAGGGGATGTCTTGAAGTAAAGCGTATTGACGGAAGTGACATGACTTTAATAAATGTCCTTCCATTAGAAGAGTATCTTTATGGTGTCGTACCCTATGAAATTCAGGCAAGTTCCCATCCGGAAGCCTTAAAAGCACAGGCAGTGGCAGCAAGGACCTATTCTGTAAACAATTTGGGAAAATACAATAGGCTTAATTTTGATATGTGTGGGACGGTATATTCCCAGGTCTATAAAGGCTATAATGGTGAGACGGCAGCCACCAATAAAGCCGTTGATGATACAAAAGGGGAAATAGTAACTTATAATGGAAAGCCTGCTGCTGTATTTTATTTTAGTTCAAGCGGCGGTAGGACGGAAGATGTGAAAAATGTATGGGGAAGTACCGGTTATCCTTATCTTGTAAGTGTGGAAGATAAATATGAGTCCGGCACTTCATGGCGCTATGAGTGGGAAGTGTCGTATACAGCTAAAAAAATAGCTGAAATAATGGCAAGCAGGGGTTTTGATATTGGAAATATATTAGGAATTGATGTTACAAAAAGATCTCAGGCAGGAAGAGCCATTGAACTGGTTGTCAGGGGAAGTAAAGGTGAAAGGGTATATAAAAACAGCAATACCAGAAGTTTTTTAAATCTAGACAGCCAGTGGTTTTATATTACCACAGATGCAGATGTGTTGGTAAAAACAGGTGAGGATACTTATGAAAAAACACAGCTAGCGGGAAAAAAAGTAATGACAAGTTCAGGACTTACAACAATTAGTGGGGATGTTAGTGTTGTAAGCAGGGGAAATAAAAAAATTAAAATACCTGCCACTCCTACAATTTTCACTTTTACAGGAAGAGGGTGGGGACATGCAGTGGGTATGAGTCAGGAAGGTGCAAAAGGCATGGCAAACAATGGTTATAAATATGATGAAATACTTGGTCACTATTTTCCTGGCACAAAAGTGGAGAAGAAATACTAA
- a CDS encoding ACT domain-containing protein: MDKRPVTNIDVSYNVAMITLGNMPDDINLISEIFAVLSDEGINIDMVSKPAPLKGTVSISFTLPADDMVKAITLLNDYKKKMTGNFLVEVDAYNSKVSVYGEEMKHTPGVAARVFKALAKENIEVKLITTSAVDISCLVYERSIDDAVNSIKKEFSLE, from the coding sequence ATGGATAAAAGACCTGTAACAAATATTGATGTCTCCTACAATGTTGCTATGATAACTTTAGGGAATATGCCAGACGACATAAATCTTATTTCAGAAATATTTGCAGTCTTATCAGATGAGGGCATTAATATTGACATGGTTAGCAAGCCGGCACCTTTAAAAGGTACAGTAAGTATATCCTTTACCCTTCCGGCAGATGATATGGTAAAAGCAATTACCCTGCTAAACGACTATAAGAAAAAGATGACGGGAAATTTTTTGGTGGAAGTGGATGCGTACAATTCCAAAGTATCTGTATACGGTGAAGAAATGAAGCATACTCCCGGCGTTGCAGCAAGGGTGTTTAAAGCATTGGCAAAAGAAAATATAGAAGTAAAATTAATTACAACATCAGCAGTTGATATATCCTGCCTGGTTTATGAAAGAAGCATTGATGATGCAGTAAACTCAATTAAAAAGGAGTTTTCCTTAGAGTAA
- the queA gene encoding tRNA preQ1(34) S-adenosylmethionine ribosyltransferase-isomerase QueA, with protein MKVSDFYYDLPEELIAQEPLKDRHLSRLLVLDRETGNIEHRVFKDIIGYLNKGDCLVLNDTRVLPARLLGKKEGTGGKIEFVLLKKIEKDIWEVILKPGKRAKPKARFIFGDGELKAEILEIVEEGNRLVKFEYDGVFEEVLDRVGIVPLPPYITKKLDDSERYQTVYSKHKGSAAAPTAGLHFTKELLEEARNKGVEIAFVTLHVGLGTFRPVKAEDVKEHKMHSEYYWIDEKNCNRINKAKKDGKKVISVGTTSSRVLETVGDENGMVKPQRGWTDIFIYPGYNFKVVDALITNFHLPCSTLLMLVSALAGRENILKAYNEAVQERYRFFSFGDAMFIK; from the coding sequence ATGAAAGTCAGCGATTTTTATTATGATTTGCCGGAAGAGCTTATTGCCCAGGAGCCATTAAAGGACAGGCACCTGTCAAGGCTTCTTGTGTTAGACAGGGAAACGGGAAATATTGAACATAGAGTTTTTAAAGATATAATTGGGTATTTAAATAAAGGGGACTGTCTTGTTTTAAATGATACAAGGGTGCTTCCTGCAAGACTGTTAGGAAAAAAGGAAGGCACCGGAGGCAAAATAGAATTTGTCCTTTTAAAAAAAATTGAAAAAGATATTTGGGAAGTGATTTTAAAGCCTGGAAAAAGGGCAAAGCCAAAGGCGAGATTTATTTTTGGTGATGGTGAACTTAAAGCTGAAATTTTAGAAATTGTAGAGGAAGGAAACAGGCTTGTAAAGTTTGAATATGATGGTGTTTTTGAAGAGGTTTTAGACAGGGTGGGTATTGTGCCCCTTCCTCCGTATATTACCAAAAAGCTGGATGATTCTGAAAGGTATCAGACAGTTTATTCAAAACACAAAGGTTCCGCTGCAGCTCCCACTGCAGGGCTTCACTTTACAAAAGAGCTTTTGGAAGAAGCGAGGAATAAGGGAGTTGAAATTGCCTTTGTAACCCTTCATGTTGGTCTTGGAACATTCAGACCTGTTAAAGCGGAAGATGTAAAAGAGCATAAAATGCACAGTGAGTATTACTGGATAGATGAAAAAAATTGTAATAGAATTAACAAAGCTAAAAAAGACGGAAAGAAGGTAATTTCCGTTGGCACAACAAGCAGCAGGGTTTTAGAAACCGTTGGGGATGAAAATGGAATGGTAAAGCCCCAAAGAGGATGGACAGATATTTTTATTTATCCGGGATATAATTTTAAAGTGGTGGATGCATTAATTACAAACTTTCACCTTCCCTGTTCTACACTGCTTATGCTTGTAAGCGCTTTAGCAGGCAGGGAAAATATATTAAAGGCTTATAATGAAGCAGTACAAGAAAGATACAGGTTTTTTAGTTTTGGGGATGCTATGTTTATAAAATGA
- a CDS encoding ABC transporter substrate-binding protein, translated as MEKAFKKTLTVIISIVLILSVAGCSGEKNEEKTVRVAALNGPTGMGMVKLIEDGSEGKTKLNYDFTLTGSPEDLNGKIINGEVDIAAVPTNLAMVLHNRTDGQVKLAAVNTLGVLYLLENGDSISTIEDLKGKTVNVSGKGSMPDFLFRYLLDKNNLKAGEDVTVDFTLEHADLSAAVAQEDVEIALLPQPHVTTAMMKNENVKIALDITKEWEKATDGKELIMGVIIVQKEFAEKNKELLDKFLDEYKESVNFVNSNTDEAAKLIEKYGILPNAQVAKNAIPYSNIVYRDAIEAKESLQEIYKILYSFEPNSVGGKIADDGFYYKK; from the coding sequence ATGGAAAAAGCATTTAAAAAAACATTGACAGTTATAATTTCAATAGTTTTAATATTAAGTGTTGCAGGATGCAGCGGTGAAAAAAATGAAGAAAAGACCGTAAGGGTAGCTGCATTAAACGGACCGACGGGAATGGGAATGGTTAAACTGATTGAGGACGGCAGTGAGGGAAAAACCAAACTTAATTACGATTTTACATTAACTGGAAGTCCTGAGGATTTAAACGGGAAAATAATTAATGGGGAAGTGGATATTGCAGCAGTTCCCACAAACCTTGCCATGGTTTTACATAACCGTACAGACGGCCAGGTGAAGCTGGCTGCAGTAAATACATTGGGAGTACTGTATCTTTTAGAAAACGGAGACAGTATAAGTACCATAGAAGATTTAAAAGGGAAGACGGTAAATGTGAGCGGGAAGGGTTCTATGCCGGATTTTCTCTTCCGGTACTTATTAGATAAAAATAACCTTAAAGCAGGTGAAGATGTAACTGTTGATTTTACCCTTGAACATGCAGATCTTAGTGCGGCGGTTGCACAAGAAGATGTAGAAATTGCCCTTTTGCCCCAGCCCCATGTAACCACGGCGATGATGAAAAATGAAAATGTTAAAATTGCACTAGATATTACCAAAGAGTGGGAAAAGGCAACCGACGGGAAAGAACTAATAATGGGGGTTATCATTGTTCAAAAAGAGTTTGCAGAAAAAAATAAGGAACTATTGGATAAATTTTTAGATGAGTACAAAGAGTCTGTAAATTTTGTAAACAGTAATACAGATGAAGCGGCGAAGTTAATTGAAAAGTACGGTATTTTACCTAATGCACAGGTTGCAAAAAATGCAATCCCCTATTCTAATATAGTATACAGGGATGCCATTGAGGCAAAAGAGTCATTACAGGAAATATATAAAATACTGTATAGTTTTGAACCTAATTCTGTCGGGGGAAAAATAGCAGATGACGGATTTTACTACAAAAAATAA
- a CDS encoding membrane lipoprotein lipid attachment site-containing protein: protein MKKILYTIILFIFVLAGCNDESVVNHEDEMGANGEVDMDGDGNEEIIKVTLLEGEKTKENKYK from the coding sequence ATGAAGAAAATATTGTATACCATTATTTTATTTATTTTTGTACTGGCAGGGTGTAATGATGAATCAGTTGTTAATCATGAGGATGAAATGGGTGCTAATGGAGAAGTGGATATGGATGGGGATGGAAATGAAGAAATCATAAAAGTGACTCTTTTAGAAGGAGAAAAGACCAAAGAAAATAAATATAAATGA
- the tgt gene encoding tRNA guanosine(34) transglycosylase Tgt → MSAIRYELIKKCKQTGARLGRVYTPHGYFDTPAFMPVGTQATVKGMSPDELKSIEAGIILSNTYHLHIRPGEDIIKEAGGLHKFMNWDRPILTDSGGFQVFSLGDFRKIEEEGVTFKSHVDGSKKFLSPESAIKIQNKLGADIIMAFDECIPYPAEFHYVKKSVERTTRWAKRCIKAHENPETQALFGIVQGGMYKELRRQSAYELLELDFPGYAIGGLSVGEPAEEMYEMLECTVPLLPEDKPRYLMGVGSPDYLVEGAIRGIDMFDCVLPTRIGRNGTVLTSRGRMIIRDALYARDQSPIDPDCDCYACKNFTRSYIRHLIKAKEVLGIRLTTWHNLRFLLNLMKNVREAIKEDRLLDFRNEFFKNFGYN, encoded by the coding sequence ATGAGCGCAATAAGATATGAACTTATAAAAAAGTGCAAACAGACTGGGGCAAGGCTGGGAAGGGTTTATACCCCCCATGGGTATTTTGACACTCCCGCATTTATGCCTGTGGGTACCCAGGCAACTGTAAAGGGAATGTCACCGGATGAATTAAAAAGCATTGAAGCAGGTATAATACTTAGCAATACATATCATTTGCACATAAGACCTGGGGAAGATATTATAAAGGAGGCCGGAGGACTCCACAAGTTTATGAATTGGGATAGACCAATTCTAACAGATAGCGGAGGCTTTCAGGTTTTCAGCCTTGGGGATTTCAGAAAGATTGAAGAAGAGGGAGTTACCTTTAAATCCCATGTGGATGGTTCAAAAAAATTTCTTTCTCCGGAGAGTGCAATAAAAATACAAAATAAATTAGGTGCGGATATAATAATGGCATTTGATGAGTGCATTCCATATCCTGCAGAATTTCACTATGTCAAAAAATCCGTAGAGAGAACCACCAGATGGGCTAAAAGATGCATAAAGGCTCATGAAAACCCTGAAACGCAGGCTCTTTTTGGAATTGTACAGGGAGGTATGTATAAAGAACTAAGAAGGCAAAGTGCATATGAGCTTTTAGAACTGGATTTCCCGGGTTATGCAATTGGGGGACTTAGTGTTGGGGAGCCTGCAGAAGAAATGTATGAAATGCTTGAGTGTACAGTACCTCTTCTTCCGGAGGACAAACCCAGGTACCTTATGGGTGTTGGAAGCCCAGATTACCTGGTAGAGGGCGCAATAAGGGGAATAGATATGTTTGACTGCGTTCTTCCGACAAGAATAGGGAGAAACGGCACTGTATTAACAAGCAGGGGAAGAATGATTATAAGAGATGCTTTATATGCAAGGGATCAATCTCCTATAGATCCTGATTGTGACTGCTATGCTTGTAAGAATTTTACCAGATCCTATATAAGGCATCTTATAAAAGCAAAAGAAGTTTTAGGCATACGCCTTACCACTTGGCATAATTTAAGATTTTTATTGAATTTAATGAAAAATGTAAGGGAAGCTATAAAAGAAGACAGGCTTTTAGATTTTAGAAATGAGTTTTTTAAAAATTTTGGGTATAACTAG
- the dapA gene encoding 4-hydroxy-tetrahydrodipicolinate synthase encodes MRKPVFTGSGVAIVTPFTEDGVDFEKLEELIEFQIKEGTDALIICGTTGEASTMPDEEHKEVIKFAVEKVNKRIPVVAGTGSNDTKHAISLSQYAEEVGADAILSVTPYYNKTNQMGLYRHFKDIAESIKIPVVLYNVPGRTNLNIAPDTIKALSEIDNIVAIKECNINQVADIINLCGDDFTVYSGNDDLTVPMLSLGGKGVISVMANIIPKDTHNMVVSFLEGNIEEARRLQLKYVDLIKALFMDVSPMPLKAAMNLMGMNVGKCRMPLVDLDEEKLSKMKNVLMKYNLI; translated from the coding sequence ATGAGAAAGCCGGTATTTACAGGATCAGGTGTGGCAATTGTTACTCCGTTTACTGAAGATGGTGTGGATTTTGAAAAATTAGAAGAACTTATAGAATTTCAGATTAAAGAAGGCACTGATGCACTGATTATTTGCGGGACAACTGGAGAAGCATCCACAATGCCTGATGAAGAGCATAAAGAAGTTATAAAATTTGCTGTAGAAAAGGTAAATAAAAGAATACCTGTTGTTGCAGGGACAGGAAGTAACGATACAAAACATGCAATAAGCCTTAGCCAATATGCAGAAGAAGTTGGTGCAGATGCTATATTAAGCGTGACCCCGTATTATAATAAAACAAACCAAATGGGTCTTTACAGGCATTTTAAAGATATTGCAGAGAGCATTAAAATACCTGTTGTTTTATATAATGTACCGGGAAGGACAAATCTTAATATTGCACCTGATACAATAAAAGCATTGTCTGAAATTGACAATATTGTTGCCATTAAAGAGTGTAATATCAATCAGGTTGCAGATATTATCAATCTTTGCGGGGATGATTTTACCGTTTACTCAGGCAATGACGATTTAACTGTGCCTATGCTGTCTTTAGGCGGAAAAGGTGTTATTTCTGTTATGGCTAACATAATTCCTAAAGATACCCATAATATGGTTGTAAGCTTTCTAGAAGGAAATATAGAGGAAGCAAGGAGGCTGCAGCTAAAATACGTTGATTTGATTAAAGCGCTGTTTATGGATGTAAGTCCTATGCCTTTAAAGGCTGCCATGAATCTTATGGGAATGAATGTAGGAAAATGCCGTATGCCTTTGGTGGACTTAGACGAAGAGAAACTTTCTAAGATGAAAAATGTTTTGATGAAATACAATTTGATTTAA